One window of Vespa velutina chromosome 2, iVesVel2.1, whole genome shotgun sequence genomic DNA carries:
- the LOC124946686 gene encoding uncharacterized protein LOC124946686 isoform X2, whose product MPFKWNYNVVEAKIIVIGSVSIGLKNQWNILTMRIINVIRRGSGSTRNYEDQITTIKDVPFSCCTNKIVKSCGHREILQASQVCNFDQNNEETIWNVGCRSIIITHARVIGFFLIFFLLFLSLYQFILSALSRLVQTAYSNEFYIGSEKIYYRAWIFSNISSSHSKCYANLSQGSDEETLETQSLVKETLESPNFRSQHKVNHSGEWKRQQEHEFVLTPRGSVQLIQIDRLRKAKSSPVLSKNGTIDGSQKKSKIKMYRYLPLSTEEHDKERSLDDNKIFIEKNERPIKANLKSREKSTTRTPNVILAPIPPPFPPQSEEYKEKRNFHEKSNKNEEFLSTKLRSTFLRFSTTDNTRNKVDKELTSKPSKLDRKKLLEKFERILNTEERNRRESGGADIPRSWEQLVKRSINSTEKKIHEDRIIQSPRLSEKSNVLSRFNPTDAYDRFRGTLQDTLSRRENPNSQFNNVKRFTRSEICACCAKRNRNFSKPSKCKVQQTSYGYSIDPKEFRIAQRRNLLPDIPCPPTPPPPVSLAPPLPPATPPLHSHMSPCYPRPTLIRQQQREQRRQRQCHPWNFRRNFNCNHQQPPWTLPTSFARPSNFNANSINNCIHCQGQNFPTSNKGYSPFKNDTFRKYRRFMD is encoded by the exons ATGCCGTTCAAATGGAATTACAATGTTGTGGAAGCGAAGATTATCGTGATTGGTTCCGTGTCAATTGGGTTAAAGAATCAATGGAATATTTTGACTATGAGGATTATAAACGTCATCAGGAGGGGCAGTGG atcgaCGAGAAACTATGAAGACCAGATAACGACCATCAAAGATGTACCATTTTCTTGCTGTACCAACAAAATCGTAAAATCTTGTGGACATCGAGAAATCCTTCAAGCTAGTCAAGTTTGTAATTTTGatcaaaataatgaagaaaccATTTGGAACGTTGGATGTCGTTCGATTATCATAACGCATGCAAGAGTCATCggattctttttaatattttttttattatttctctcgctTTATCAG TTTATACTAAGCGCACTATCACGTTTAGTACAAACTGCATACagcaatgaattttatatcggCTCAGAGAAGATCTATTATCGCGCTTGGATATTTAGTAATATATCGAGCTCTCATTCAAAGTGTTATGCAAATTTATCGCAAGGATCTGACGAAGAAACCCTAGAAACGCAATCTCTCGTGAAAGAAACATTGGAATCGCCCAACTTTCGTTCTCAGCACAAAGTTAATCATTCGGGCGAATGGAAACGCCAACAGGAACACGAATTTGTATTGACCCCGCGTGGATCGGTACAGCTGATACAGATCGATCGTCTTCGAAAAGCCAAATCCAGTCcagttttatcgaaaaatggTACGATCGATGGAAgtcaaaagaaaagtaaaataaagatgTATCGTTATTTGCCACTTTCAACCGAGGAACacgataaagaaagatcgctggatgataataaaattttcattgaaaaaaatgaaagaccTATAAAAGCGAATTTGAAATCACGAGAAAAATCAACGACTAGGACACCAAACGTAATACTTGCACCTATACCACCCCCATTTCCTCCTCAATCCGaggaatataaagagaaacgaaattttcatgaaaaatctaacaaaaatgaagaatttttaaGCACGAAGCTTCGTTCtacgtttcttcgtttctccaCTACCGATAATACGAGAAATAAAGTAGATAAGGAGTTGACTTCGAAACCGAGCAAAttagatcgaaaaaaattgttgGAAAAGTTCGAAAGAATTTTGAATACCGAGGAAAGAAATCGTAGAGAATCCGGTGGAGCTGATATTCCAAG ATCTTGGGAACAGCTGGTCAAACGAAGCATCAATTCTaccgaaaagaaaattcacgaAGATCGAATAATTCAAAGTCCAAGATTGAGTGAAAAGAGTAACGTTCTATCAAGATTTAATCCAACCGATGCTTACGATCGATTTCGTGGGACATTACAAGACACTTTATCAAGACGAGAGAATCCCAATTCCCagtttaataacgttaaacgATTCACGAGATCTGAAATATGTGCCTGCTGTGCAAAACGTAATAGAAACTTTAGCAAACCCTCAAAATGCAAAGTTCAACAGACGTCATACGGTTATTCTATTGATCCTAAAGAATTTAGAATTGCTCAACGAAGAAACTTACTCCCAGATATTCCTTGTCCACCAACTCCACCGCCACCAGTATCATTAGCACCGCCATTACCTCCAGCAACTCCACCTTTGCATTCTCATATGTCACCTTGTTATCCAAGACCAACTTTGATCAGACAACAGCAACGAGAACAACGAAGACAACGGCAATGCCATCCATGGAATTTTCGAAGGAATTTTAATTGTAACCATCAACAACCACCGTGGACCTTACCTACCTCATTCGCACGTCCCTCAAACTTTAACGCAAATTCGATTAACAATTGCATACATTGTCAAGGACAAAATTTTCCTACGTCCAACAAGGGATACTCGCCATTCAAGAATGATACGTTTAGAAAGTATCGTCGTTTTAtggattga
- the LOC124946686 gene encoding uncharacterized protein LOC124946686 isoform X1, with the protein MIEAMENYANDDGVRSCVDAVQMELQCCGSEDYRDWFRVNWVKESMEYFDYEDYKRHQEGQSTRNYEDQITTIKDVPFSCCTNKIVKSCGHREILQASQVCNFDQNNEETIWNVGCRSIIITHARVIGFFLIFFLLFLSLYQFILSALSRLVQTAYSNEFYIGSEKIYYRAWIFSNISSSHSKCYANLSQGSDEETLETQSLVKETLESPNFRSQHKVNHSGEWKRQQEHEFVLTPRGSVQLIQIDRLRKAKSSPVLSKNGTIDGSQKKSKIKMYRYLPLSTEEHDKERSLDDNKIFIEKNERPIKANLKSREKSTTRTPNVILAPIPPPFPPQSEEYKEKRNFHEKSNKNEEFLSTKLRSTFLRFSTTDNTRNKVDKELTSKPSKLDRKKLLEKFERILNTEERNRRESGGADIPRSWEQLVKRSINSTEKKIHEDRIIQSPRLSEKSNVLSRFNPTDAYDRFRGTLQDTLSRRENPNSQFNNVKRFTRSEICACCAKRNRNFSKPSKCKVQQTSYGYSIDPKEFRIAQRRNLLPDIPCPPTPPPPVSLAPPLPPATPPLHSHMSPCYPRPTLIRQQQREQRRQRQCHPWNFRRNFNCNHQQPPWTLPTSFARPSNFNANSINNCIHCQGQNFPTSNKGYSPFKNDTFRKYRRFMD; encoded by the exons ATGATCGAAGCtatggaaaattatgcgaaCGACGATGGAGTTAGATCATGCGTCGATGCCGTTCAAATGGAATTACAATGTTGTGGAAGCGAAGATTATCGTGATTGGTTCCGTGTCAATTGGGTTAAAGAATCAATGGAATATTTTGACTATGAGGATTATAAACGTCATCAGGAGGGGCA atcgaCGAGAAACTATGAAGACCAGATAACGACCATCAAAGATGTACCATTTTCTTGCTGTACCAACAAAATCGTAAAATCTTGTGGACATCGAGAAATCCTTCAAGCTAGTCAAGTTTGTAATTTTGatcaaaataatgaagaaaccATTTGGAACGTTGGATGTCGTTCGATTATCATAACGCATGCAAGAGTCATCggattctttttaatattttttttattatttctctcgctTTATCAG TTTATACTAAGCGCACTATCACGTTTAGTACAAACTGCATACagcaatgaattttatatcggCTCAGAGAAGATCTATTATCGCGCTTGGATATTTAGTAATATATCGAGCTCTCATTCAAAGTGTTATGCAAATTTATCGCAAGGATCTGACGAAGAAACCCTAGAAACGCAATCTCTCGTGAAAGAAACATTGGAATCGCCCAACTTTCGTTCTCAGCACAAAGTTAATCATTCGGGCGAATGGAAACGCCAACAGGAACACGAATTTGTATTGACCCCGCGTGGATCGGTACAGCTGATACAGATCGATCGTCTTCGAAAAGCCAAATCCAGTCcagttttatcgaaaaatggTACGATCGATGGAAgtcaaaagaaaagtaaaataaagatgTATCGTTATTTGCCACTTTCAACCGAGGAACacgataaagaaagatcgctggatgataataaaattttcattgaaaaaaatgaaagaccTATAAAAGCGAATTTGAAATCACGAGAAAAATCAACGACTAGGACACCAAACGTAATACTTGCACCTATACCACCCCCATTTCCTCCTCAATCCGaggaatataaagagaaacgaaattttcatgaaaaatctaacaaaaatgaagaatttttaaGCACGAAGCTTCGTTCtacgtttcttcgtttctccaCTACCGATAATACGAGAAATAAAGTAGATAAGGAGTTGACTTCGAAACCGAGCAAAttagatcgaaaaaaattgttgGAAAAGTTCGAAAGAATTTTGAATACCGAGGAAAGAAATCGTAGAGAATCCGGTGGAGCTGATATTCCAAG ATCTTGGGAACAGCTGGTCAAACGAAGCATCAATTCTaccgaaaagaaaattcacgaAGATCGAATAATTCAAAGTCCAAGATTGAGTGAAAAGAGTAACGTTCTATCAAGATTTAATCCAACCGATGCTTACGATCGATTTCGTGGGACATTACAAGACACTTTATCAAGACGAGAGAATCCCAATTCCCagtttaataacgttaaacgATTCACGAGATCTGAAATATGTGCCTGCTGTGCAAAACGTAATAGAAACTTTAGCAAACCCTCAAAATGCAAAGTTCAACAGACGTCATACGGTTATTCTATTGATCCTAAAGAATTTAGAATTGCTCAACGAAGAAACTTACTCCCAGATATTCCTTGTCCACCAACTCCACCGCCACCAGTATCATTAGCACCGCCATTACCTCCAGCAACTCCACCTTTGCATTCTCATATGTCACCTTGTTATCCAAGACCAACTTTGATCAGACAACAGCAACGAGAACAACGAAGACAACGGCAATGCCATCCATGGAATTTTCGAAGGAATTTTAATTGTAACCATCAACAACCACCGTGGACCTTACCTACCTCATTCGCACGTCCCTCAAACTTTAACGCAAATTCGATTAACAATTGCATACATTGTCAAGGACAAAATTTTCCTACGTCCAACAAGGGATACTCGCCATTCAAGAATGATACGTTTAGAAAGTATCGTCGTTTTAtggattga
- the LOC124946689 gene encoding DNA-directed RNA polymerase III subunit RPC3: protein MSLIYSKLCSTILGEHFGPIVQRVGKDLFIHGSRTLHLIRQSTRLPLVKVKESLCTLIKYGLVNYWQNETCTEYSLLPDKIILMLRYPRYMFFVKNVCGDESEIMLEEVLKNGSLTSSQTIMNAYKKIQQSANACSNIQSSISSLKDNFDLLVKNQFLMRDLCTNMKSDIDDKPNFDMPQINLKALENIIQGKEDDPKDNNIYWKVNFDRFSQDFRDQVIISAIRTRFDEDAGELMRQLLFLMYLRTASWADTSNPIPYIEIKDVVKKLNYPRLIQYLDQYLNLIDDDKSQFIKRVGDSGGGQYSINMKEAFNQLAWTTLENIVMERFGSKAARIFRLVRSKKFVEQEQIQQLAMIPAKEAKHLTYTLLQENYLQMQEMKKAGPSSAPTKTFFLFHIDLDQVVQMEIEHCYHALYNIMQRRDHEATSNKRMIDKQLRMQTLTSNLKEHGATEEQLAEIAEMMTPSEKQHLDKVQHVIKKLGATELQIDETLFLLTMYVRYH from the exons ATGTCACTGATATATAGTAAATTATGCTCAACTATTTTGGGAGAACACTTTGGCCCTATTGTACAACGTGTAGGAAAAGATCTTTTTATACACGGTAGCAGAACATTACACCTTATACGACAGAGTACTCGTCTTCCTCTTGTTAAG gtGAAGGAATCCTTATGTACTCTTATTAAATATGGGCTTGTAAATTATTGGCAAAATGAAACATGTACAGAATATAGTTTATTACcagacaaaattattttaatgcttCGATATCCAAG GTATATGttctttgtaaaaaatgtATGCGGAGATGAGTCAGAGATAATGCTGGAAGAAGTCCTGAAAAATGGATCTTTAACGTCATCGCAGACTATAATGaatgcatataaaaaaattcagcAATCTGCTA atGCATGCAGTAATATACAATCATCTATATCATCATTGAAAGATAATTTCGATTTACtagtaaaaaatcaatttcttaTGCGCGATTTGTGTACAAATATGAAAAGTGATATAGATGATAAGCCAAATTTCGATATGCcacaaattaatttaaaagcaCTGGAAAACATAATTCAAGGAAAGGAAGACGAtcctaaagataataatatatactggAAAGTtaattttgatcgatttaGTCAAGATTTTAG gGATCAAGTTATTATATCAGCTATACGTACAAGATTTGACGAGGATGCTGGAGAATTAATGAGacaattactttttcttatgtACTTAAGAACAGCATCGTGGGCAGATACATCTAATCCAATAccatatatcgaaataaaagatgTAGTAAAAAAGTTAAACTATCCAAGGCTTATACAATATCTGGATCAATATTTGAATCTTATCG ATGACGATAAAAGTCAATTTATAAAACGTGTAGGAGATTCTGGAGGTGGACAATACAGTATTAATATGAAGGAAGCTTTTAATCAATTAGCTTGGACAACGTTAGAAAATATCGTAATGGAACGTTTTGGATCGAAAGCTGCCAGAATTTTTCG ATTGGTACGTAgtaaaaaatttgtcgaaCAAGAACAGATTCAACAGTTAGCCATGATACCTGCGAAAGAGGCGAAACATTTGACGTACACGTTGTTGCAAGAGAATTATTTGCAAATgcaagaaatgaaaaaggctGGTCCTTCATCAGCACCGacgaaaacatttttcttatttcacaTAGATTTAGATCAGGTTGTCCAAATGGAAATTGAACATTGTTATCACGCTTTGTATAACATCATGCAAAGAAGAGATCACGAAGCGACAAGTAATAAACGAATGATAGACAAACAGTTGCGTATGCAAACACTAACAAGTAATTTAAAAGAACACGGAGCTACCGAAGAACAATTGGCAGAG ATCGCCGAAATGATGACACCATCGGAGAAACAGCATTTGGACAAAGTACAACACGTGATTAAGAAATTAGGTGCTACAGAGTTACAAATAGATGagactttatttttgttaactaTGTACGTGCGTTATCActaa